The window ATTCCACCCAACCGTGCTTTATATCGCTGGAAGCTCACGACACCTGATTACGGAGGCCGTTCGAGGCGAAGGAGCGCACCTTGTCGATTGTAACGGCCACCGCTTTATGCCGGATTACGACGAAGCAGCTGAACTCGCGCCACGCGACGTCGTCAGCCAGTCGATTACAAGACAAATGGCAAAGACATCTCATCCATGCGTCTATCTGGATCTGTCTCACATTGATGCCGATCACGTGCGAAAGCGATTCCCCCATATTCGAAAGGTATGCGCAGATTTCGGTCTGGACCTCACAACCGACCGCGTCCCTGTTCGCCCGGGGGCACATTACATGGTTGGCGGCGTAACCACCGACGAAGATGGTCAAACCACACTCCCGGGACTTTGGGCCGCGGGCGAAGTCACGTCAACAGGTCTGCATGGCGCCAATCGCCTGGCAAGTAACAGCCTGCTGGAAGGTGTCGTTTTCGGACTTCGATGTGGTCAGAACGCCGGAATCGCCGCTCTCCAGCAACCCGACCAGTTCACAGCCCCCCGCATTGAACGCGAGGAACATCCGCCACGCCCGGTTGATGATGAACAACTTGACCTGACCGACCTGCGAAACGCATTGCGAAGTCTGATGTGGAGAAGCGTAGGAATCAGCCGCAACGAACAGGATCTGATCTCTGCCCGACAGCAACTGGATTTCTGGGCAAACTACGTTTGCCGCCGGGACCTGAATGAACCCGCCGGCTGGGAACTTCAAAACATGATGCTTGTCGGCCGTATTATGGCGGCTGCCGCACTGGAACGAAGAGAAAGCCGCGGCGTCCATGCCCGCAGTGATTACCCCTCGGCGGACGAAAAGCAACGCGGCCACATTTGCCTGGATTACAAAGAAATAAGTGTTTAAAAATACACCACCAGGGACGCCCATTCGCTTGGGCGAATCTCCGGTCGACCGCTGATCCGGCGATCTGATGGTTGGATTTCAAGTGCGCTGACGTCTGTAGTCGAAATGCCTCGAAGCAATTGCACACATTAACCCGCATTGTTCAGGACTCCGGCGGAAGTGCACGGGGTCGCACACTAAACAGTCGATCACACGCAATGCGGGTAGGACCGGGGATTATTTGGTTTCCTGTGAATACGGACCCCGATGTGACACGCGACAATTGACTTGAATGTGAAGAAATGTAAATACTGTGTATGGGAAGTCCGATGAACCGTTTCCGGGACTTCCCTTTGTCGTTCTTGTTCTCGTTTTTCTCAAGGAGTTCAAATGAAGAAAACACGTTTGTCGAAGGCTGGGTTCACGCTCATCGAGCTGCTGGTCGTCATTGCTATCATCGCGATTCTGATCGCACTTCTTCTTCCTGCTGTTCAGCAGGCACGCGAAGCAGCACGAAGAACTCAGTGCAAAAACAATCTCAAACAAATGGGATTGGCCATTCACAACTATCATGACACGCACAACAAGTTCCCACAGCTGACCTTTGGTACCGAATCTACCGGTGCCGCAGGAAACTGGGGTTCTGAATGGCGTGGGAACAGCGTTCACACGATGTTGCTGCCATTCATTGAGCAGGCAAACATCTACAACCAGTACGATCTGAATCGTTTCTGGGACGCGAATCAGGGCGGAAATATCAATCGCGACCTTGGCAAGACCAAGATCCCCGCCTTCCTTTGCCCTTCTGACCCAGGCATTATTACCAACGGCGACGGTGGCAATAACTACGGCGTCAGCACAGGTCCGAATCTGGGTTGGGAAGCAAATCTGGCCCGAGCTGTGGGATTTGTTCATCGCCGCTATTCAATGGCGATGCGAGACATCAAAGACGGTACATCAAACACCATCGCATTCGCAGAAATCGTGAAGGGTGATGGCGACAACGGTGTATTCACCCTGAAGAAGGGTGATTACGTCCGAAATCAATCTGTGGCCGCGTTGAATCCTGTCAAGCCAACGGTTGCCCAAATGGAAACCTACGGAAACACCTGCCTTGGTGGAACCGGTGACCATCGAAGCACTTCGGGCTGGTCATGGTCTTCACCCATGATGGATGACACCGGTGTCAACACCATCGTCCCACCAAACTGGAAGTATCCAAACTGCCATGAGTGCAGCGGATGCGGCGAAGGTGATGCACGGGGCGTTTGGGCGTCTCGAAGCTACCACACCGGCGGAACTCAGGTGTGCCTGGCAGATGGATCCGTTCGATTCATCTCCGAAAACATCGACTTCAACCTGTTCCAGGGTCTGGGTAGCTCAAACGGTGGAGAAACTTTGGGCGAATTCTGATTCTTTCCATTGATTGCACCACAGGGTCCGTCAGGCTGTTTGGCCTGACGGACTTTTTCATAGGATCCCGGGAATCGATCCCAACAAAATCACTCAGGAATCAAACATGTTCTTTTCTCGATTTGCGATGATTGCTGCTCTGCTCCTTCCCGTAGCTGTCGGCTGCGGACCATCAGTGGAGTCCGTTCCGGTGCAGACCAAGTCTGCCGCCGATGACATTAAAGCTGGCCTTCAGGAAATTGCGTCATCCGGTCAGGTTTCCAGCAGTGTCGAAGACCTTCGTACAGCATCCGGGAAACTGGAAGACGCAGCGAAGAAAGAGGCACTGCAAAAAGGGCTGGATGAACTGGCTGGCATGAGTGATCCTGCCAAGATCAAGGCAAAGGCTCAGGAACTGATCAACGGGCTTTGATTCTGAATGAAACCATCTGGTCATCTCTCATCATGACCAGTCATTGCATTGCGATCACAGACAGGAGCAGCTTGCCCATAGGCAGTTGCTCCTGATCGCGTTCATTCATGAAGCGAAACTGATCGATGGTGCAATCCAGCTCACCCGGAGTCGTATTTGGAGGTGCACAGTGCCGCGTTGGTTCTGGCAACGCCGTCGACGCATTGCCTGTGGGGTTTTGCTGGCAGCGATTGCAACAGCCTGGTACCAGGACGCGTTATCTGCATACCCCAATCGAAAAGCCGATCGATGCCTGAAAATCGATCATCTTGACGATGCAGAATGGTGGCTGGATCTGTCCGAAATGTGTCTGGACCAGAATCCACGTACAAGTCTGCTG is drawn from Planctomycetaceae bacterium and contains these coding sequences:
- the nadB gene encoding L-aspartate oxidase, which translates into the protein MKSSRIHVPTIRRYLVPFDLKRVPHLFTDVLVIGGGIAGIRAALAVDPSLRTVVVTKDTLQHSNSTYAQGGIAGVLDPLDDFAAHVNDTMNAGKGLCHQDVVELVIREAPQRIRELISYGAAFDKVDGQLALTLEGGHSHPRVAHALGDATGMEVMRAMLRTAGEADHIDLWPQTFTIDLLTSEGICRGALVWNANHGRTFVWAKQTILCTGGAGAIYRETTNPQIATADGHALAYRAGCELRDMEFMQFHPTVLYIAGSSRHLITEAVRGEGAHLVDCNGHRFMPDYDEAAELAPRDVVSQSITRQMAKTSHPCVYLDLSHIDADHVRKRFPHIRKVCADFGLDLTTDRVPVRPGAHYMVGGVTTDEDGQTTLPGLWAAGEVTSTGLHGANRLASNSLLEGVVFGLRCGQNAGIAALQQPDQFTAPRIEREEHPPRPVDDEQLDLTDLRNALRSLMWRSVGISRNEQDLISARQQLDFWANYVCRRDLNEPAGWELQNMMLVGRIMAAAALERRESRGVHARSDYPSADEKQRGHICLDYKEISV
- a CDS encoding DUF1559 domain-containing protein, with amino-acid sequence MKKTRLSKAGFTLIELLVVIAIIAILIALLLPAVQQAREAARRTQCKNNLKQMGLAIHNYHDTHNKFPQLTFGTESTGAAGNWGSEWRGNSVHTMLLPFIEQANIYNQYDLNRFWDANQGGNINRDLGKTKIPAFLCPSDPGIITNGDGGNNYGVSTGPNLGWEANLARAVGFVHRRYSMAMRDIKDGTSNTIAFAEIVKGDGDNGVFTLKKGDYVRNQSVAALNPVKPTVAQMETYGNTCLGGTGDHRSTSGWSWSSPMMDDTGVNTIVPPNWKYPNCHECSGCGEGDARGVWASRSYHTGGTQVCLADGSVRFISENIDFNLFQGLGSSNGGETLGEF